One Paenibacillus riograndensis SBR5 DNA segment encodes these proteins:
- a CDS encoding GerMN domain-containing protein: MNKKLTYAGIAALLLLVISGCGDKPTAAPANEQGQDSTTVVNGAGSNEGGEEATATATATVSPSASAQPTAEPTASPAATEQPTAPAKKSQSISVYYTDPQQMELVSAKTDISYADAVEKYSEAYKSLQSSSNPDQVPLWGKIELKSLKFTDGQIIMDIHKPDEAQLGAGGEAFAISALAQTLFQFEEVKSVEVLVDGEQVESLMGHVDLEHPLTRENSGL; encoded by the coding sequence ATGAACAAGAAATTGACATATGCAGGTATTGCAGCTTTGCTTCTGCTTGTGATATCCGGCTGCGGAGATAAACCTACAGCAGCTCCAGCCAATGAACAAGGGCAAGATTCCACAACGGTTGTCAATGGCGCAGGCAGCAATGAAGGAGGAGAGGAAGCTACGGCTACCGCTACTGCAACGGTATCCCCATCTGCATCCGCTCAACCGACAGCAGAACCTACTGCCTCCCCTGCAGCTACAGAGCAGCCGACAGCACCAGCCAAAAAGAGCCAAAGCATTTCTGTGTACTATACGGATCCTCAGCAAATGGAGCTGGTTTCTGCCAAGACAGATATAAGCTATGCAGATGCTGTGGAGAAATACAGTGAGGCATATAAATCACTGCAGAGCAGCAGCAATCCTGATCAAGTGCCTTTATGGGGAAAAATTGAGCTTAAATCGCTTAAATTCACTGACGGGCAGATTATTATGGATATCCATAAGCCGGATGAGGCACAGCTTGGGGCAGGCGGCGAAGCTTTTGCCATCAGCGCGCTGGCCCAAACCCTCTTTCAATTCGAAGAAGTGAAGAGCGTTGAGGTTCTAGTGGACGGTGAGCAGGTGGAAAGTCTCATGGGCCATGTGGACCTGGAACATCCGCTTACCAGAGAGAACAGCGGTTTGTAA
- a CDS encoding N-acetylmuramoyl-L-alanine amidase family protein, with translation MKKFAFMLLLLLFVVVLPGQGHAAGGSNKIFLDGKELTAGLDVPVENVNNSIMVPLRMIAENLGYQVNWDQKSKTVTIEQQGKTIKLIVDQTAASVDDKTVVLTTAPLLRSDTTLVPIRFIGEQFGLKVTWDNTTKVVNLITPEIPDSTSNTGESSGDGGTSVAVPPVDTTANLTMVNGISFSENRLTIAMDGNSQPVVSKVTGPDRIVIDLPNATFSDVFGTGQVLSPDLNGSLAVTDYPDVSGVRYSLYSTNPYTVRFVIDLNNAKNYSVNVSGDVSKLVVVDLNAASTDDPATLPGNNGRKLVVLDAGHGAKDSGAVGVTGKYEKNFNLAVVLKAAALLKQENKVDVVLTRSDDTFLELKERAGMANNLKADLFISVHANSGSSSAASGSETYYQRAESKALANVMHKYLVQATGLSDRGVRYGNFHVIRETTMPAVLLEVGYLSNKGDEALLFSEDLQNKVAAGMVAGIKEYLKL, from the coding sequence ATGAAGAAATTTGCTTTTATGCTGTTGCTGCTGCTCTTTGTAGTTGTTCTGCCGGGGCAAGGACATGCCGCTGGCGGGAGCAACAAGATTTTTCTCGATGGCAAGGAGCTGACGGCAGGACTTGACGTTCCAGTTGAAAATGTGAACAACTCCATTATGGTGCCGCTAAGAATGATTGCCGAGAACCTGGGTTACCAGGTGAATTGGGATCAGAAGAGCAAGACGGTTACAATTGAACAGCAAGGCAAGACCATCAAGCTGATTGTCGATCAGACTGCGGCTTCCGTCGATGACAAGACCGTAGTACTGACGACAGCGCCGCTGCTTAGGAGCGACACGACGTTAGTACCGATCCGGTTTATCGGTGAACAGTTTGGCCTGAAGGTTACCTGGGACAATACAACCAAGGTTGTAAATCTTATTACCCCGGAAATTCCCGACAGCACCAGCAATACGGGAGAAAGTTCCGGAGACGGCGGGACAAGCGTGGCCGTGCCTCCGGTGGATACAACGGCAAATCTAACCATGGTCAATGGCATCAGCTTTAGTGAAAACCGGCTGACCATTGCAATGGATGGGAATTCGCAGCCAGTGGTATCCAAAGTAACCGGGCCGGACCGCATTGTCATTGATCTTCCGAATGCCACGTTCTCAGATGTATTCGGAACGGGGCAGGTGCTGAGTCCGGATCTGAACGGCTCGCTTGCCGTAACAGATTATCCGGATGTTTCAGGAGTGCGCTATTCGCTTTACAGCACTAATCCGTACACCGTTCGGTTTGTGATTGATTTGAATAATGCCAAGAATTATAGTGTTAATGTATCGGGAGATGTCTCCAAGCTTGTCGTCGTGGATTTGAACGCGGCAAGCACTGACGACCCAGCCACCTTACCCGGCAACAACGGACGTAAGCTTGTGGTGCTGGATGCGGGGCATGGCGCCAAGGATTCCGGGGCAGTCGGGGTTACAGGCAAATACGAGAAAAACTTCAATCTGGCCGTTGTCCTTAAGGCGGCTGCACTGCTGAAGCAGGAAAACAAGGTTGACGTCGTGCTTACACGCAGCGATGATACTTTCCTGGAACTGAAGGAACGGGCAGGAATGGCCAATAATCTCAAAGCCGACCTGTTTATATCCGTTCATGCGAACAGTGGGTCATCATCTGCGGCCAGCGGCTCGGAAACCTATTATCAGCGGGCGGAGAGCAAGGCTCTGGCGAATGTAATGCATAAGTATCTGGTCCAAGCTACCGGGTTAAGCGACAGGGGAGTTCGTTATGGTAACTTTCATGTGATTCGGGAGACTACTATGCCTGCCGTGTTGCTGGAGGTCGGCTATCTGAGCAATAAGGGAGACGAAGCCCTGTTATTCTCAGAAGATCTGCAGAACAAGGTAGCCGCTGGCATGGTCGCCGGCATTAAGGAATATCTCAAATTATAG
- a CDS encoding IS110 family RNA-guided transposase has translation MDAIRERCAGLDIHQETVVVCLLSGPLEKKPKSVIETFGTTTRELLRLQEWLEQQGCTEIAMESTGVFWKPVWNILESTCTITLANPQRIRNMPGKKTDVKDAEWIAKLHRCGLIEGSFVPDEPIRDLRDLTRYLRKLKQNATQEKNRIHKILQDANIKLTTYVSDLFGVSGRALLDSIVNGEVLEVHEVRKLVHTRLKMKVPSLVEAMNGRLRLHHRKMIRRHWDHLQYLESEMQTLEAEIEELVQPYRKEIELLDTIPGVSTDAAASIVAELGTDVSPFPSEAHLASWVGVCPANHESAGKKKVKRTNAGTEV, from the coding sequence ATGGATGCCATTCGTGAACGCTGTGCCGGGTTGGATATTCATCAGGAGACGGTGGTGGTTTGTCTACTGAGTGGCCCCCTGGAGAAGAAACCCAAGTCCGTGATCGAGACGTTTGGAACCACGACCCGCGAGCTTTTGAGATTACAGGAGTGGCTGGAGCAGCAGGGATGTACCGAGATTGCCATGGAAAGTACAGGGGTCTTTTGGAAACCCGTGTGGAACATTCTAGAAAGCACCTGTACGATCACGCTGGCCAACCCGCAACGCATCCGCAATATGCCCGGGAAGAAGACCGACGTCAAGGATGCCGAGTGGATCGCCAAGCTCCACCGCTGCGGCTTGATTGAGGGAAGCTTTGTCCCGGACGAGCCCATCCGCGATTTGCGTGACCTTACCCGGTATCTGCGCAAGCTTAAGCAAAACGCGACGCAAGAAAAGAACCGGATTCACAAAATTCTACAAGATGCCAACATTAAACTGACCACGTATGTCTCCGATCTTTTTGGCGTTTCCGGTCGTGCGCTACTGGACTCGATTGTGAATGGCGAAGTGCTGGAGGTGCATGAGGTCCGCAAGCTGGTGCATACCCGGCTGAAGATGAAGGTGCCTTCACTGGTCGAAGCGATGAACGGCCGACTACGTCTGCATCACCGGAAGATGATCCGGCGTCATTGGGATCATTTGCAGTATCTGGAGAGTGAAATGCAGACGTTGGAAGCTGAAATTGAGGAACTGGTGCAACCATACAGGAAGGAAATTGAACTGCTGGATACCATTCCAGGCGTGAGCACGGATGCCGCGGCGAGCATCGTGGCGGAACTGGGTACCGACGTGTCTCCTTTTCCAAGTGAAGCTCATCTGGCCTCTTGGGTCGGGGTGTGTCCAGCCAACCATGAGAGCGCCGGTAAAAAAAAAGTAAAAAGAACCAACGCGGGAACCGAGGTCTGA
- the leuD gene encoding 3-isopropylmalate dehydratase small subunit → MEAFKKLTGIVAPVDRVNVDTDAIIPKQFLKRIERTGFGQFLFYEWRFDEAGNDNAAFEMNKPRYKGASILISRANFGCGSSREHAPWAIMDYGFRVVIAPSYADIFYNNCFKNGILPIKLSESQVDELFKRTAEHDGYKLTVDLENNLLSDDHGLSITFELDEHRRQFLLQGLDDIGLTLQHADEIAAYEERHAAKLFA, encoded by the coding sequence ATGGAAGCATTCAAAAAATTAACCGGAATCGTTGCCCCGGTAGACCGGGTAAACGTAGATACGGACGCTATTATCCCTAAGCAATTTTTGAAACGGATTGAACGCACGGGCTTTGGACAATTTTTGTTCTACGAATGGCGTTTTGACGAAGCCGGAAATGACAATGCTGCGTTTGAAATGAACAAACCCCGCTACAAAGGGGCTTCGATTCTGATCTCGCGGGCCAATTTCGGCTGTGGCTCCTCACGTGAGCACGCGCCTTGGGCCATTATGGATTACGGCTTCCGGGTTGTCATTGCCCCTTCGTATGCCGATATTTTCTACAATAACTGCTTCAAAAACGGGATTTTGCCGATTAAACTGTCGGAATCCCAGGTAGATGAGCTGTTCAAGCGTACAGCAGAGCACGATGGCTACAAATTGACAGTGGATCTGGAAAATAACCTGCTCAGCGATGATCATGGACTCAGTATTACCTTTGAGCTGGATGAGCACCGCCGCCAGTTCCTGCTGCAGGGGCTGGATGATATCGGTCTGACGCTTCAGCATGCGGACGAAATCGCCGCCTATGAGGAACGCCACGCTGCCAAGCTGTTTGCATAA
- a CDS encoding S-layer homology domain-containing protein, whose product MSGQKRSKRSIHTYSSKAAAAILAGTMVLGGAGAAFAAPAAPAATSGANNGSAPTAAAGIFTDVKNGFWAEKHIYKLASQGIVVGNNGLFRPGDSVTQQEAVLMALRFMKLQGNVQSDSDVVFPTDFKVTNYYKPYVVLAFQQGLLDKAAEMAPDNLKTSWGERKASREWVAELLIRALGKTTEAAAVSGKPTGFADDAKVAANKRGYINAAVGLGLANGLDGNRFDPQGAVTRAQLATFFSRAEAHNTLDYDNTVKGTISAMQDGKLTLFNNGSTSVFNVTYSTAYFTSTVDTRINFSDLKPYTKVTVIGATYNAAYVEVTDPVQQVQTIEGVFAKVTPGTIWLDSPTGYDQYSYDGSTAFVDVNGAAISASSITAASKIALLRETFSGTGKIVKVQVTSGIVNKTANGTIQSVDNAAKSITFKTAEGATETFKWEDGTTLFSSQNAVLLPADLKAGAAVKYTVKDNLIRTVEVTSGVERTVQGAITELTNSTIVYKKADGTREVNLLGTSPAVIIPGVASPGIGDLVADATAGDNVQLTLNSSDQVTKIEVLSRQISQFTGATVVDYSAKTQLLTVTDSSGKAQLVKIDANTKLAYDGATTTSLANMGYRLAEGRKVDVVAAGQRALSVETSTKYDGTLTAVNVANRTITLKLANAQQVTLPYPQSVEIFGRTSSVITDVALDSAVTAVLADNQSGVSVLRVNSSMQLEIATLDATANKLGVKWTGGTTVLNTYTLPMTDESGKSIKIGDLKVGDFVNITFNGSSPLSLQAVKLNSGQLTAVDAAAGTFTLKDYKGGAQTFSAAGGVKIIRDGSTTTSLGSLTTADRVEVRKDSDGSTIIRVLSQQNRVFWRYESGTNEILVKRASASDSNYRFVPGPNVYIHQGDTTLPVQSLKDNDNIIMYFNNNILVEIAKQ is encoded by the coding sequence TTGTCCGGGCAAAAAAGGTCAAAACGTTCAATTCATACTTACTCCAGCAAAGCGGCAGCCGCAATTCTGGCCGGCACGATGGTGCTCGGCGGAGCAGGTGCGGCTTTTGCTGCACCTGCTGCACCGGCAGCAACCTCTGGAGCAAATAATGGTTCTGCTCCAACAGCCGCAGCAGGAATTTTTACCGATGTAAAAAATGGCTTCTGGGCCGAAAAACATATCTATAAGCTCGCTTCTCAAGGGATTGTTGTAGGTAATAACGGTCTATTCCGTCCCGGGGATTCCGTTACCCAGCAGGAAGCAGTGCTGATGGCGCTGCGTTTCATGAAGCTGCAGGGCAATGTCCAAAGCGATTCCGATGTAGTTTTTCCAACGGATTTCAAAGTAACCAACTATTATAAGCCTTATGTGGTGCTTGCTTTCCAGCAGGGGTTGCTGGACAAAGCGGCAGAAATGGCGCCTGATAACCTCAAAACCTCCTGGGGAGAACGTAAAGCCAGCCGTGAATGGGTAGCAGAGCTCCTGATCCGGGCACTCGGCAAAACTACGGAAGCCGCTGCTGTATCGGGCAAACCTACCGGGTTCGCAGATGATGCGAAGGTTGCCGCCAACAAACGGGGGTATATTAATGCCGCAGTAGGTCTGGGGCTGGCCAACGGGCTGGACGGCAACCGCTTTGATCCGCAGGGTGCTGTAACCCGGGCGCAATTGGCCACCTTCTTCAGCCGGGCAGAAGCACACAACACGCTGGATTATGACAACACTGTCAAAGGGACCATCAGCGCAATGCAGGACGGAAAATTGACGCTGTTCAACAATGGCAGCACATCTGTATTCAATGTAACCTACAGCACCGCCTATTTTACCAGTACGGTTGATACCAGAATTAATTTTAGCGATCTTAAGCCATATACCAAAGTGACTGTCATTGGAGCTACCTATAATGCCGCTTATGTAGAAGTGACAGATCCGGTCCAGCAGGTACAAACTATTGAAGGTGTATTTGCCAAAGTTACTCCAGGAACGATCTGGCTGGATTCTCCAACCGGATACGACCAGTACAGCTATGATGGAAGCACCGCCTTTGTGGATGTGAACGGTGCTGCCATTTCCGCCTCCTCGATTACAGCTGCCAGCAAGATTGCGCTGCTTCGGGAAACGTTCAGCGGTACGGGCAAGATCGTGAAAGTACAGGTGACCTCGGGAATTGTCAATAAAACGGCAAATGGAACCATTCAAAGTGTAGATAATGCAGCAAAGAGTATTACGTTCAAAACAGCAGAGGGTGCAACTGAAACCTTCAAATGGGAGGATGGCACGACCCTGTTCAGTTCACAAAATGCAGTGCTGCTGCCGGCTGATCTGAAGGCGGGGGCTGCCGTCAAGTATACAGTCAAAGATAATCTGATCCGGACAGTGGAAGTAACATCCGGTGTGGAACGTACTGTCCAGGGAGCGATTACTGAACTGACAAACTCAACGATTGTCTACAAAAAGGCTGATGGTACACGTGAAGTGAATCTGCTTGGCACATCGCCAGCCGTCATCATTCCCGGCGTTGCCTCACCGGGTATCGGAGATCTGGTCGCTGATGCAACGGCCGGAGACAATGTACAGCTCACCTTGAACAGCAGTGACCAGGTGACCAAAATTGAAGTTTTGAGCCGGCAGATCAGCCAGTTCACCGGTGCAACTGTGGTCGATTACAGTGCAAAAACCCAGCTTCTGACTGTTACAGACAGCAGCGGCAAAGCACAATTGGTAAAGATCGATGCGAATACGAAACTTGCTTATGATGGAGCTACGACCACTTCTCTGGCTAATATGGGTTACAGACTTGCGGAAGGCCGCAAAGTGGATGTAGTAGCTGCAGGCCAGCGCGCATTATCTGTGGAAACAAGCACCAAATATGACGGCACTTTGACCGCTGTGAATGTGGCGAACAGAACGATCACACTGAAGCTTGCCAATGCACAGCAGGTTACATTGCCTTATCCGCAGTCCGTGGAAATCTTCGGCCGTACTTCTTCGGTCATTACAGATGTAGCACTTGACAGTGCAGTCACTGCGGTTCTTGCGGATAATCAGAGCGGGGTATCGGTTCTCCGTGTAAACTCATCCATGCAATTGGAGATTGCTACTCTGGATGCAACAGCAAATAAGCTGGGAGTGAAATGGACGGGGGGAACCACCGTACTGAATACTTACACACTGCCTATGACAGATGAAAGCGGAAAAAGCATCAAGATCGGGGATTTGAAGGTGGGGGATTTTGTAAATATCACCTTTAATGGAAGTTCGCCGCTCTCTCTTCAGGCGGTAAAACTTAACTCAGGCCAGCTGACCGCAGTGGATGCGGCTGCCGGAACGTTTACCTTGAAGGATTACAAAGGCGGTGCACAGACGTTCTCAGCGGCTGGCGGGGTCAAAATTATCCGTGACGGGTCTACAACCACATCACTGGGTTCACTAACCACAGCTGACCGTGTGGAAGTACGCAAGGATTCGGACGGGTCGACAATTATCCGTGTACTCAGCCAGCAGAACCGTGTATTCTGGCGTTACGAGAGTGGAACAAATGAGATTCTGGTAAAACGCGCAAGTGCTTCCGATAGTAATTACCGCTTTGTTCCGGGTCCGAATGTATATATTCATCAAGGCGACACGACTTTACCCGTGCAATCTCTCAAAGATAATGATAATATTATAATGTATTTTAATAATAATATTCTTGTTGAGATTGCGAAACAATAA
- a CDS encoding N-acetylmuramoyl-L-alanine amidase family protein — translation MLLPLLLLSFAGHEAAAAGNSAGRIVMDNRELEIPKGITLENVNGSVMIPIRVVVENLGFEVLWEQKSRKVTVQQDGKSVQLAVGSKTADADGVTLALNAAPKQTGGTVLVPIRFVSEQFGLKVGWDNSDKTVYLSGGAAGSTAAPSSPQPSAAPDPTAVPGPTSVPADSQGTDGDIVTGVTEPTPTPIPGSAGTAAGSPQVMGAVFSENRLIISVAGAAKPNVTQMGSPDRIVIDFPGAVFAPDFAGSFPGVSTSGSPQGKLDVSGYPLVTEVRYALFSVSPPTARFVIQTVGSQPYQVSKDDSTGLVTVDLNAVSSGTPPTGGTGLSGKPVVVLDAGHGGTQSGAVSLTGKLEKNFNLAVIQKAGALLMQAGLVDVIFTRTEDVTRGLQERVDIAERAKANLFISVHGNSLPADYPNRNKVNGSETYYSRAESLPLAQIMHKHLVAATGFKDNGIRSKSLHVTRESSMPAVLLEVGYLTNPGNESAMYSEQLQDSLAREIVAGIMEYLGL, via the coding sequence TTGCTGCTGCCACTGCTACTGCTATCATTCGCCGGCCATGAAGCCGCAGCTGCCGGGAACAGCGCGGGCAGAATTGTTATGGACAACAGGGAGCTGGAAATCCCCAAGGGAATCACATTAGAGAATGTAAATGGAAGCGTTATGATTCCCATCCGGGTAGTTGTTGAGAATTTGGGATTTGAGGTGCTCTGGGAGCAGAAGTCCCGCAAAGTAACGGTCCAGCAGGACGGCAAAAGTGTACAACTGGCTGTGGGCAGCAAAACGGCCGATGCCGATGGAGTTACACTGGCACTGAATGCGGCACCGAAGCAGACGGGCGGAACGGTATTGGTGCCTATCCGTTTTGTCAGTGAGCAGTTCGGGCTGAAGGTGGGCTGGGACAACAGTGACAAGACCGTCTACCTGAGCGGAGGGGCCGCCGGCAGCACAGCAGCTCCAAGCAGTCCCCAGCCTTCTGCTGCACCGGACCCGACAGCTGTGCCGGGGCCAACCTCTGTTCCGGCAGACAGCCAAGGGACAGATGGAGATATTGTAACGGGAGTGACAGAACCTACTCCTACGCCGATTCCTGGCAGCGCGGGTACGGCTGCCGGTTCGCCGCAGGTCATGGGTGCGGTGTTCAGCGAGAACCGGCTGATCATCTCTGTGGCAGGGGCAGCTAAGCCAAATGTGACCCAAATGGGCAGCCCCGACCGGATTGTCATTGATTTTCCGGGCGCTGTCTTTGCCCCCGATTTTGCGGGCAGCTTTCCGGGAGTTTCCACCAGCGGAAGCCCTCAGGGCAAGCTCGATGTCAGCGGATATCCGCTGGTGACCGAAGTGCGTTACGCGCTCTTCAGTGTGAGTCCGCCCACCGCCAGATTTGTAATCCAGACCGTTGGCAGCCAGCCTTACCAGGTGAGTAAGGATGATAGTACAGGACTGGTAACCGTTGACTTGAATGCTGTAAGCAGCGGAACACCTCCCACAGGGGGGACAGGGCTCAGCGGCAAGCCGGTAGTCGTACTTGACGCCGGTCATGGCGGCACTCAATCCGGAGCCGTCAGTCTTACAGGAAAGCTCGAAAAAAACTTCAACCTCGCTGTGATTCAAAAGGCAGGCGCGCTGCTGATGCAGGCAGGACTGGTTGACGTAATATTCACCCGCACAGAGGATGTTACGCGTGGACTGCAGGAGCGTGTGGATATTGCGGAAAGGGCAAAGGCCAATCTGTTTATATCCGTCCATGGCAACTCGTTGCCTGCAGATTACCCGAACAGGAATAAAGTTAATGGGAGCGAGACTTATTATTCACGGGCGGAAAGCCTGCCGCTTGCCCAGATTATGCACAAACACCTGGTTGCGGCGACAGGGTTCAAGGACAACGGGATAAGAAGCAAAAGTCTGCACGTCACGAGAGAAAGCAGCATGCCGGCAGTGCTTCTGGAGGTCGGTTACCTTACTAATCCGGGAAATGAATCGGCTATGTACAGTGAACAGCTTCAGGACAGCCTGGCCCGGGAAATTGTTGCCGGAATTATGGAATATCTCGGCTTGTAA
- the nth gene encoding endonuclease III: MKAAEVRHILDTIGDLFPDAHCELNHSNAFELTIAVLLSAQCTDATVNKVTEDLFQKYKTPLDYISVPIEELESDIRRIGLYRNKAKHIQSLCSILIEQYGGEVPQAHDLLVTLPGVGRKTANVVVSNAFGVPAIAVDTHVERVAKRLALAGWKDSVLEVEKKLMKAVPRDEWTLTHHRLIFFGRYHCKAQNPKCQVCPLLDVCREGKKRMKTAVIRKAKSHT, encoded by the coding sequence ATGAAAGCTGCAGAGGTCCGCCACATCCTGGATACCATCGGTGATCTATTTCCTGATGCGCATTGTGAGCTGAACCACAGCAACGCTTTTGAATTGACAATCGCTGTGCTGCTCTCAGCCCAGTGTACGGACGCAACAGTGAACAAAGTCACCGAGGACCTGTTTCAAAAGTACAAAACTCCGCTCGATTACATATCTGTACCCATCGAGGAACTGGAGAGTGACATCCGGCGTATCGGATTATACCGCAATAAGGCGAAGCATATTCAAAGTCTGTGCTCCATCTTGATAGAGCAGTATGGCGGCGAGGTGCCGCAGGCCCACGACTTGCTGGTAACCCTGCCGGGTGTCGGGCGAAAGACCGCCAATGTGGTAGTTTCCAACGCTTTTGGAGTTCCGGCTATTGCAGTGGATACCCATGTCGAGCGTGTAGCCAAAAGGCTGGCCCTTGCGGGCTGGAAGGATTCTGTGCTGGAAGTGGAAAAGAAGCTGATGAAGGCGGTGCCGCGTGACGAGTGGACACTCACGCACCACCGGCTGATCTTTTTCGGACGTTATCACTGCAAAGCCCAGAATCCCAAATGTCAGGTATGCCCGCTGCTGGATGTCTGCCGGGAAGGCAAGAAACGTATGAAAACTGCTGTAATCAGGAAAGCTAAGAGTCATACGTGA
- the leuC gene encoding 3-isopropylmalate dehydratase large subunit — MGNKTMFEKIWDNHVIHQEEGKPSIIYIDLHLVHEVTSPQAFEGLRLSGRKVRRPGLTFATMDHNVPTKDRYNITDPISKQQIDTLSQNCRDFGVKLFDLNDIDQGVVHVMGPEIGLTHPGKTIVCGDSHTSTHGAFGALAFGIGTSEVEHVLATQCLQQSKAKTMEVRFTGKRNPGVTAKDMILGVIAKYGTDFATGYVIEYTGEAIRELSMEERMTVCNMSIEGGARAGLIAPDETTFNYLRGRQYVPQGAAYEAAVETWKELVSDEGAQYDTVVEFDVETLIPQVTWGTSPGMGTNITSTVPNPADFTTENERKAAEKALEYMDLVPGTPISEIGIDYVFIGSCTNGRIEDLRAAAEVAKGHKVSDKVTAIVVPGSGRVKMQAEKEGLDKVFTEAGFEWREAGCSMCLAMNPDVLQPGQRCASTSNRNFEGRQGRGGRTHLVSPAMAAAAAIKGHFTDVRDWNYKAEAVNA, encoded by the coding sequence ATGGGCAACAAGACAATGTTTGAAAAGATTTGGGACAATCACGTAATCCATCAGGAGGAAGGCAAGCCAAGCATCATTTACATCGATTTGCACCTGGTGCATGAGGTTACATCCCCGCAGGCTTTTGAAGGGCTTCGCCTCAGCGGCCGCAAGGTGCGCCGTCCGGGTCTTACTTTTGCGACTATGGATCATAACGTTCCCACCAAGGACCGTTACAATATTACCGATCCTATCTCCAAGCAGCAGATTGATACATTGTCGCAGAACTGCCGCGATTTTGGCGTAAAATTGTTCGACCTGAACGATATTGACCAAGGCGTAGTCCATGTTATGGGTCCGGAAATCGGTTTGACTCATCCCGGCAAAACCATCGTCTGCGGCGACAGCCATACATCTACACATGGCGCATTCGGTGCGCTGGCATTCGGGATCGGCACCAGTGAGGTTGAGCATGTGCTGGCGACCCAGTGTCTGCAGCAGTCCAAGGCCAAAACGATGGAAGTCCGTTTCACGGGCAAACGCAATCCCGGCGTAACCGCCAAGGATATGATTCTTGGTGTCATCGCCAAGTACGGCACTGATTTTGCAACAGGTTATGTTATTGAATATACCGGGGAAGCTATCCGTGAGCTGTCGATGGAAGAACGCATGACGGTCTGCAACATGTCGATTGAAGGCGGGGCAAGAGCGGGGCTGATCGCTCCGGATGAGACCACCTTCAACTATCTGCGCGGACGCCAGTATGTGCCTCAGGGCGCAGCCTATGAAGCTGCGGTTGAAACCTGGAAGGAGCTTGTCAGCGACGAAGGTGCCCAGTATGATACCGTTGTTGAATTTGATGTGGAAACATTGATTCCGCAGGTAACCTGGGGAACCAGCCCGGGTATGGGTACGAATATTACCTCCACTGTGCCGAACCCGGCGGATTTCACGACGGAGAACGAACGCAAAGCGGCTGAAAAAGCGCTTGAGTATATGGACCTGGTACCGGGAACGCCGATTTCCGAAATCGGTATTGACTATGTCTTCATCGGCTCCTGCACGAATGGACGCATTGAAGATCTCCGCGCTGCGGCTGAAGTAGCCAAGGGCCATAAGGTGTCGGATAAGGTTACAGCCATTGTGGTACCGGGATCGGGACGCGTGAAGATGCAGGCCGAGAAGGAAGGGCTTGACAAAGTATTTACAGAAGCGGGGTTTGAATGGCGCGAAGCGGGCTGCAGCATGTGCCTGGCCATGAACCCGGATGTCCTGCAGCCTGGACAGCGCTGCGCATCCACCTCGAACCGGAACTTTGAAGGACGTCAGGGACGCGGCGGACGCACGCATCTCGTATCTCCTGCCATGGCGGCTGCGGCTGCGATCAAAGGCCATTTTACCGATGTCCGCGACTGGAACTACAAGGCGGAAGCCGTCAACGCATAG